The Hemicordylus capensis ecotype Gifberg chromosome 6, rHemCap1.1.pri, whole genome shotgun sequence genome window below encodes:
- the HSPBP1 gene encoding hsp70-binding protein 1 has protein sequence MAEGGTGGNQPPREHPRNLQGLLQMAVTAGNAEPAPVEPMSDERRQWLQEAMVEAFRGQQDEIEQMKECLQMLEVETPGAECGESSEEARSDLRQREGALDCLAELCENLDNASDFCKLDGMRLLAHRYLEHEEAGLRWRAAHLVGTCAQNVPKVQEQALALGCMRKLLRLLDHDLSEAVRIKALFAVSCLVRAQEAGLLQFLRLDGFSVLMRAMQSSIQKLKVKSAFLLQSLLISHPEQKETLCSMGMVQQLVALARSEHSTFHEHVLGALCSLVTDFPQGVRECQEPELALEDLLKERCQLIKDQEEFQEELEFCETLLRLCFYNQSDENSMDR, from the exons ATGGCTGAAGGAGGCACTGGTGGGAACCAGCCGCCCCGTGAACATCCCCGCAACCTCCAGGGCCTACTACAAATGGCTGTCACTGCAGGGAATGCTGAACCCGCGCCAGTGGAACCCATGTCTGATGAG CGGAGGCAGTGGTTACAGGAGGCAATGGTTGAGGCGTTCCGGGGACAGCAGGACGAGATAGAACAGATGAAAGAATGTCTGCAGATGCTAGAGGTGGAAACCCCTGGAGCGGAATGTGGGGAGAGCTCAGAGGAAGCCCGTTCAGATCTCCGACAGAGAGAGGGGGCGTTGGACTGCCTGGCAGAGCTCTGTGAGAACTTGGATAATGCTTCAG ATTTCTGCAAACTGGACGGCATGCGGCTGTTGGCACACCGATACCTGGAGCACGAGGAGGCGGGACTGCGCTGGCGAGCTGCCCACCTGGTGGGCACCTGTGCCCAGAATGTCCCCAAGGTGCAGGAGCAGGCCCTGGCCCTGGGCTGCATGAGGAAACTGTTGCGGCTACTGGATCACGATCTGAGTGAAGCTGTCCGGATCAAGGCGCTCTTTGCAGTCTCCT GTTTGGTAAGAGCTCAGGAAGCTGGCCTGCTGCAATTCCTCCGTCTCGACGGCTTCTCGGTTCTCATGAGGGCCATGCAAAGCAGCATTCAGAAGCTGAAGGTGAAATCCGCCTTCCTTCTACAGAGCCTTCTCataagccacccagagcagaaaG AGACCCTGTGTTCCATGGGGATGGTCCAGCAGCTGGTGGCCTTGGCCCGGTCTGAACATAGCACCTTCCACGAACATGTCTTGGGAGCATTGTgcag CCTGGTCACAGATTTTCCTCAGGGTGTGCGAGAATGTCAAGAGCCAGAACTGGCACTCGAGGACCTGTTAAAAGAGCGATGTCAGCTAATAAAGGATCAGGAAGAATTCCAG gAGGAGCTCGAATTCTGTGAGACGTTGTTGCGCCTTTGCTTCTACAATCAGTCTGATGAAAACAGCATGGACCGGTAA